ACACGGGGGGGGGTGCCTCTATGTCCTTCGTCAAGCGAGGCGTGGGGTTCTGGGTTCGTAGAAGGTGCCGTCGCGGAGCATCGCGAACAGCACGTTAATCCGTTGCCGGGCGAGCCGGAGGAGGGCCTGTGTGTGGGTCTTTCCTCTGGTCCGGCACTTGTCGTAGTAGGTGCGGGAGGCGGGATCGTGCAGGGCGGCGAACGCGGACAGGAACATCGCCCGTTTGAGCTGCCGGTTGCCGCCCCGTGGGGCGTGCTCGCCGTGGATCGAGGTGCCCGACGACTTCGTGGTCGGGGCGAGGCCGGCGTAGGAGGCCAGGTGCGCGGCGGTGGGAAAGCTGGTGCCGTCGCCGACGGTGACCAGCAGCGTGGCGGCGGTCCTGACGCCGACGCCGGGCAGCGACGTCAGGACCTTTGAAAGAGGGTGGTCCTCCAGCAGGGCTGCGATCTGGGCTTCCGTCGCCCGTCGCTGTTCATGGACGGCGCTGAGCGAGCGGGCCAGCGACGGGATCACGATGTCGAGCGTGCCGGTGCCCGGAACGACGACGGTCTGCTCGTCGAGGGCCTCGAAGATGTCGTCGATCAGCCGCTTCGCCATCCGGGGAGCCTTGGGCCGGATCACCTCAACGAGCCTGCGGCGGCCGGCTTTTCGCAGCGCGGCCGGAGATCCGTAGCGTTCCAGCAGCCAGGTGACGGCCTGATGGTCGAGCCGGGGGCCGAGGACGCGCTCCAGGCTGGGGTGGAACTGGGTGAGCAGGCCGCGGATGCGGTTGCTGGTGCGGGTGGCCTCAGCCGCGAGGTCCTGGTCGAAGCCGACCAGAACTGTCAGCTCGGCGGTGATCTCGTCGCTGACCTCCAGCGAGCGCAGGGTGTGTGGCATCGTGCGGGCCGCGTCGGCGATGACCGCGGCGTCCTTCGCGTCGGTCTTCGCCTCGCCGGGGTAGAGATCGGCTATCCGGCGCATGGCGAGTCCGGGCAGGTAGGCGACCTTGCAGCCCGCGTCGCGGGCGACCGTCAGGGGCAGGGCGCCGATCGAGGCGGGCTGGTCCACGATCACCAGGACGGTGCCGAACTTGGTCTTCAGCTTGGTGAAGACGTCCCGCAACTTCGGTTCGGTATTGGGCAGCTGCTTGTCGAAGACCTTCTTGCCGGTCGGGGTGAGGCCGTGCCCGTGGTGGGCGCTCTTGCCGACGTCCAGGCCGAGGAAGACGCCTATCTCGTCGCTGTCGTTCAAGCCGTCCTCCCGAACGGGTTGGTGCGGTACTGGCCCGGGCGTTGGCGTCGTGCGCGCATCCACGTTATGCAGACCTGCCGCCTGCGAAGGGCCGGGCATTGCGCCCGGCCGGGCGGTAGTCGGACCTCTCATCAGCGTCTCCCACGGCGCCTCTCGGGCCCGGTGGCACCACCCCCCAGGTCATCCGTTCGACAGGGGGGACCAGCCATACCGGGCCCGGAGGCCAGTGGCCCTCTTGCAGGACCGCGAAGAACATAACGGGGGGAAAGAGCAGATGGCACAGAGCAGCAGTGTGTACGAGGAGGGGACGAAGCCCGGTGCCGTCCCGGGCGACGGGGACGGCCGGGGAGGTCCTCGTCCCGGCCGGGGGCGCCGCGTCCTGCGCTGGTCGGCGTCGGCTCTCTCCGTGCTGATCCTCGCTACCGCCGGCGCCGGCTACCTCTACTACAAGCACCTGAACGGCAACATCGAGAAGGGCCGGCGCAGCAGCGGCGACTCCAAGGCGCGCAAGGCCACTCCGAACGCGGCCGGGCAGACACCCCTGAACATCCTGCTGGTCGGCTCCGACAGCCGTGACTCCGACGAGAACGTGAAGCTGGGCGGCGCCCGGAAGGACCGCGGCAATCCGCCGCTGGGCGACGTGCAGATGCTCATCCATCTGGCCGCGGACCGCAAGAGCGCCGCCGTGGTGAGCATCCCGCGCGACACCCGGGTCGACATACCCGAGTGCACCGACCCGAAGACCGGGCGGACGTACCCGCCGGTCAACACGATCATCAACGCCTCGCTGGCCCGTGGCGGGGCGGGCTGCACGCTGGCGACCTGGGAGAACCTCACCGGTGTCTACGTCGACCACTGGATGACGATCGACTTCGCGGGCGTGGTGAAGATGGCGGACGCCATCGGCGGGGTCGAGGTGTGCGTGCGGCAGAACGTGTGGGACCGCCCGCTGCCCGGCGTGTCCGGCGGCTCGGGTCTGAAGCTGACGGCCGGCCGGAAGAAGGTCCAGGGCGAGCAGGCGCTCCAGTGGCTGCGCACCCGGCACGCCTGGGGCAGCGACCCGCTGCGGGCCAGGGCGCAGCACATGTACATGAACTCGATGATCCGCACGCTCAAGGCGCAGAACGTCTTCACCGACACCGGCCGGCTGACCGATCTGGCCGAGGCGGCGACCAGGTCGCTGCACGTGTCAGAGGAGCTCGGCACGGTGAAGAAGCTGTACGACCTGGGGATGCAGCTGAAGACGGTCCCGACGGACCGCATCACCATGACGACGCTGCCCACCGCCGCGGACCCGCAGGACCGCAACCACCTGGTCCCGGCCGGCACCGACGCCGACCGGGTGTGGGCCATGATCCGCGACGACGTGCCCTTCGACGGCAAGGGCGGGGAGCCGGGCACGAGGAAGGCGGAGAAGGCCGAGGAGGTTTCGCGGGATCCGGCCGCGGCGGACGACGCGATCGGCGTCCTGGTGCAGAACGCCACGCGCTCCAGCACCCTCGGTCCCGTGAGCGGGCGCGCGGGCGCCGTCGCGCAGTCGCTCGTGGGCAAGGGTTTCACGAAGGCCGCCGCGGACGCCTCGGGCGCGCTGTCCGAGGAGCGGACCGTGGTGCGCTATCCGAGCGCCGAGCTGGAGGGCGATGCGCAGCGCGTCGCCAAGGCGCTGGGCGTTCCCGTGAGTTCGGTGAAGCGGTCGACCGACGTCTCCGGCGTCACCGTCGTCGTGGGCGCCGACTGGCGCGAGGGCACGGCCTATCCGAAGCAGCCGGCTCCGAAGGCCGGGGACCTGCCCGGCGACGCGGACGCCCTCAACGGCTCGGACACCGGGCAGTGCATGGACGTGTACGCGCCCTACCGCTGGTAGCGACCGTAGAAACAACTCCACTTCTCCATGCGGAATTGGGATGGATTGCCCAAATGTATGGACGTTGAATTTGTCATTCAGCGCACATCGACGTTCAACTGGGCGGATAGTGTGAGCGATCCAGTGCTTCTGTGATGACAAGTACCCGTGCGCCTTCCGGGGGGAGAAGGCGCCGCGTGCCCCGACGGAGGAAACGACAACCGTGGACGCGCAACGCCGTGGGCGGGGGGACCAGATCGACCCCGCAGACCAGTGGGTACTCAATCCGAACACCGGCGAATACGAACTGCGACTGTCTCCATCCGCAGCGCAATCGCCGGTATCCGGGACACGCGGATCCACTCCCCCGACGGGGGCGGGCGGCCGTACGGCGGAAGCGCGTAAGTCGGCTCCCGGTGACGCCACTTCACGTGCGGGCGCCACCCGCACCGATGTTCCGCCCCAGCGCCGGCGGCGCGGTGCGCCCGAGGAGCCGCCGCCCGGGCGGCGCGGCGGGCGTCGGCCGGTGCAGCGGAAGCCGAAGAAGGCCAAGAAGGCGCTGATGTGGACCGGCGGCACGATGGCGTTCGTACTGCTCGGGGTCGGCGCGGCCGGCTACTTCTACCTCCGGCACCTGGAGGGCAACGTCACGACGACCGACGTCGGCAGCGCGGGTGCCAGCAACTTCAGCAAGGACGAGGCCTTCAGCATCCTCATCATCGGCACGGACAAGCGCACCGGTGAGGGCAACGAGGGCTACGGCGACAAGGGCAGTTCCGGGCACGCCGACACCACGATCCTGCTGCACGTCGCCAAGGACCGCTCCAACGCGACCGCGCTCAGCATCCCCCGGGACCTGATCGTGAACATCCCCGACTGCCCGACGAAGCTGGAGGACGGTTCGGAGAAGATCGTCCCGGGCCAACAGGGGGTCCGCTTCAACCGGAGCCTCGGGGAGAGCGGCCGGGACCCGGGCTGCACCATGCTCACGGTGGAGGAGAACACCGGCATCGATGTCGACCACTTCATGATGGCCGACTTCAACGCGGTGAAGACGCTGACCACGGCGGTGGACGGCGTCGACGTCTGTGTCGAGAAGCCGGTCAACGACAAGGAGTCCAAACTCGTCCTGCCCGCGGGCCCGTCGAAGGTCGAGGGCGAGCAGGCCCTCGCGTTCGTCCGTACGCGCAAGAGCTTCGGCAACAGCGGTGACCTGGACCGGATCAAGGTGCAGCAGCAGTTCCTGGGCTCCCTCATGCGCAAGATGTCCTCCAGTAACATCCTCACCAACCCCTCGAAGCTGCTGAAGCTGGCCGAGGCCGCCACCAAGGCGCTCACCGTGGACAAGGCCATCGGCAACGTCGGCACGCTCAAGGACATCGCCCTGGAGCTGAAGAAGGTGCCGACGAAGAACATCGCCTTCACGACCGTCCCGGTGAAGGACAACCCGGCGGAGACGGTGAAGGCGACGGTCGTCCTGAACGAGGCGCAGGCCCCCCAGGTGTTCGACATGATCAAGAACGACGTCTCGTTCACCGAGGTCAAGGAGCAGAAGAAGAAGGAGAAGGACGCCGAGGCCGCGCGGCTGAAGGGCAGCAAGGCCCCGGCCTCCGAGGTCCGGGTCCGGGTCCTCAACGGCGGTGCCGTCACCGGCAGCGCGCAGAAGACCCTCCAGTACCTCCAGGTCGAGGAGGGCGTGACCAAGTCCGAGAACGGCGGGAACGCGCCCGCCGCACTGGCGAAGACCACGCTCGAGTACGCCCCCGACCAGGCCGACCAGGCCCGCCGCCTCGCCGACATCATGGGGCTGTCGGGGTCGGCGCTGAAGCCCGGCGAGAGCGTGACCAACTCCCAGGGCCTGCCCGCGATGACCCTGACCCTCGGCAAGGACTTCAAGGGCGCCGGCGTGAAGCTCAACGCCCCGGTCGAGGCGGCGGACGTGGAGAAGTCCACCGCCGACAAGGTGAAGTGCGCGAGTTGACCCGCTGAGGGCAACTGACAGGCCCGTCGTGCGTCTAACAGGGGGCAGGACGGGCCTGTTGCATGCGCCGGGGGCGGGAAGGACCGGGGAAGTGACGCAGAGCGGTGTGCGGGAGAACGAAACGCGGCAGGGCGTCCGCCAGGAACCGGGCCCGGGAGAGACCAAGCCGGCGACGGGCGGCCCAGCCGGTGGCGGGGGCCGGCCCCGGCGTACCCGGCGGCTGCTGAGGTGGTCCGCCGCCGTGCTCGCCGTCCTCATACTCGGGACGGCCGGAGCCGGATACCTCTACTACCGCCACCTGAACGGCAACATCAAGAAGGACGAGCTGAACCTCGGCGACAACAAGGTCGCCGCGCCGACGCCGAACGCCGCCGGGCAGACGCCGCTGAACATCCTGCTCATAGGCTCGGACGCGCGGGACACCGAGGAGAACCAGAAACTCGGCGGTGCCCGTGAGACGTTCGGCGCCGCGCCGCTGGCGGACGTGCAGATGCTGCTGCACCTGTCCGCCGACCGCACCAACATGTCGGTCATCAGCATGCCCCGCGACACGCTCGTGAAGATCCCGAAGTGCACCGACCCGGACGACGGGAAGGTGTACCCGGGGACCCAGGGGCGGACGATGACCAACCAGAGCCTCGGGAACGGCGGCCCGGGCTGCACCGTGGCCACCTGGCAGGAGCTCACCGGCATCCACATCGACCACTTCGTCATGGTCGACTTCGCGGGCGTGGTGTCCATGGCCGACGCCGTCGGCGGTGTCCCGGTGTGCGTCGACGCCAACATCCACTCGCGCACGTCCGACGGCAAGGGCTCGGGCCTGAAACTGGAGAAGGGCACCTCGTACATCCAGGGCGAGCAGGCCCTCCAGTGGCTGCGCACCCGCTACGGCTTCGAGGACGGCAGCGACCTCGCCCGCGCCAAGGCCCAGCACATGTACATGAACGCGATGGTCCGCCAGCTGCGCGAGAACGCCACGCTCAGCAGCCCGAACAAGCTCCGCAGACTGGCCGAGGAGGCCACCCGGGCACTGACGGTCGACCCCGGCCTCGACACCGTCAAGAAGCTCTACGACCTCAGCGACGAGCTGCGCAAGGTGGAGCCGGAGCGCATCACCATGACCACGATGCCCAACCGGTACGTCGGCGCCCGCGTGGAGCCGACCGAGGACGCCGAGCAGCTGTTCCGGCTGGTGCGGGAGGACATCGCGCTGGACGGCAAGGACAAGGACCGTGAGAAGGCCGCGGAGAAGGCCTCCGCCGACCCGGCCGCGGCCGACGACGAGATCCCCGTCCAGGTCCACAACGGCACCCGGACCGACACCCTGGCCGCGGCACGCGGGCGCGCGAGCACGGTGACCGGGCTGCTGAAGGAGCAGGGCTTCGCCCAGGCCGTCGCCGACACCAACGGCTCGTGGAGCCAGGAGCGGACCGTCGTCCGCTACCCGAGCGCCGACCTGGAGGGCGACGCCCAGCGGGTCGCCAAGGCCCTCGGGATTCCGCTGAGTTCGGTGAAGCGGTCGACCGACGTCTCCGGCGTCACACTCGTCGTGGGCGCCGACTGGCGCGAGGGCACGGACTACAAGGCGCCGAAGCGCAGCGACAAGACCCCGAAGTCGGCCGATGCGCTCAACGGCGCGGACGACAAGGCCTGTATGCACGTGGACCCGGACTTCACCTGGTGACGGAAACGGGCCCCTCCCAGGAGAGAGGGGCCCGAACGCGTGCGTGCGGTGTGCGTCAGCCGGTGGCCGCGTCCGCGTCCGCGTCCGCATTCGCGTTCGCCCGGACCGCCGGACGCCGGCTCGCTATCACCTTGCGGGCCAGCGACCGCGGGCTGGTCAGGAAGCCCCAGCCCCACGACATGTGCATGGTGACGAGCGCCACGGGGATCTGGAGCCGCGCCTTCAGCGGCAGCCCCTTGCCCGCCGGGACCGAGCCGAGCAGGATCGCCGCGAGATAACCGCCGGGCACCACGAAACCCCACGGCGTCAGCAGCGCGCCCACCAGGAGCCCGGTCGCGATCGCGCACAGGGCGGTCGGCGGGGCGAGGTAGCGCAGGTTGATGGACCCCTCGTGGAAGCGGGCGACGACGTGCCGCCAGCGGCCGTAGTCCTTGTACTGCTTGGCGAGCGCCTTCACGCTCGGCCGCGGCCGGTACGACACCTTGAGCTCGGGCGAGAACCAGATCAGCCCGCCGGCCTCGCGGATACGGAAGTTCAGCTCCCAGTCCTGGGCGCGGATGAACTCCACGTTGTAGCCGCCCTGCCGCTCCAGCGCCTCGCGCCGGAAGACACCGAGATAGACGGTCTCGGCCGGGCCCGCCTCCCCGCCCGTGTGGAAGGAGGCGTTGCCCACCCCGATCTTCGAGGTCATGGCGGCGGCGACGGCGTGCTCCCAGTCGTTCTCGCCCTCGGCGTGCATGATGCCGCCGACGTTCTGCGCGCCGGTCGCCTCCAGGAGCCGTACCGCGGTGGCGATGTAGTTGGGCGAGAGCATGCCGTGCCCGTCGACGCGGACGACGATCGGGTGGCGGGAGGCGTTGATCGCCGCGTTCAGGGCGGCAGGCGTACGGCCGGTCGGGTTCGGCACGGTATGCACGCGCGGGTCTTCGGCCACGAGCTCGGCGGCGATCTCGTCCGTGCGGTCCGTGGACGGACCGAGGGCGATCACGACCTCCATCTCGCCGGCGTACTCCTGCGCGAGGATCGCTTGGACTGCTCCCCGCAGATGCCGTTCCTCGTCGAGGACGGGCATGATCACGGAAACGGCGGGGAGCCGCACGTCGGGATTGGCGTTCATAGGGGCCACACGTTACCGCGAACGGGGGACACCGGTGCGCGCCGCCGGGGCGGTGGCGCGGGCCGCAGATCGTATCGGCCTACGGTTTCACGGATCCCACATACGGCCGTCGTCCGGAGGTGTTCCCTTGCCCACGCCGCCGCGGTCCCCTCGGTCCACCGCCGCCCCGCAGCGCCGCCCGCAGCCCTCCCCCGGGCGCGCCCCGCGCAGGCCCGCGCCGCCCGTACGGCGCCTGAAGCCGCGCTGGGGGATGCGGGTGGTCACCACCCTGTCCGTGGTGGTCCTCGCGTCCGCCGGTATCGGGCACGCGGTGATGACCAGCCTGGACGCGGACATCTCCCGGGTCGATCCCTTCAAGGACATGAAGAACCGGCCGCAGGGGGGCCACGGCATGAACGTGCTGCTGGTCGGCACCGACGGCCGCGAGAAGATCAGCAAGGAGGAGCGGCGGAAGTACCGGCTGGGCGGGGCGCCCTGCCACTGCACCGACACGATCATGATCGTGCACATCTCGGAGGACCGGGAGCGGGCGAGTGTGGTGAGCCTGCCGCGCGACTCCTACGCCGTGATGCCCGCGCACGTCGACCGTACGACGGGAAAGCGGCACGGGGCGCACCCGGTCAAGCTGAACGCGGCGTACGCCGAGGGCGGGCCGCACCTGACCGTGCGGACGGTGGAGAGCATGACGAAGGTGAAGATCGACCACTACCTGGAGGTCGACTTCGCCAGCTTCATGAGGACGGTGGACGTGGTCGGGGGCGTGAAGATCTGCACCGCGGCCCCCCTGAAGGACAGCTACACCGGCCTGAACCTCCCGCCCGGACGGCACACGCTCGCCGGCGGGCAGGCACTCCAGTACGTACGCGCCCGGCACATCGACGGGGCCTCGGACCTCGGCCGGATGAAACGTCAGCAGCGCTTCATGGCGGCGCTCGTGGAACGGATCACCTCCTCGGGGATGCTCCTCAACCCGATGAAGTTCCGGGACGTGACCCGGGCGGTACTCGGTTCGGTGCGGGCCGACAAGGGCTTCGGCACGGACGAGATGCTGGACCTGGGCCGGGCCATGCGGAACTTCTCCCCCTCCTCCTCCGAGTTCACGACCGTCCCGATCGGGCGGATGGGATACGCCGTGAAGGGCGCCGGCTCCACGCTGAAGTGGGACCCCGTGAAGGCGGAGCGGCTCTTCCGCGCCCTGCGCGAGGACCAGCCGCTGTCGGTGCACCGGCCCCGCGGCGCGGCACGGATCGTCTCGGTCGCCCCCCAGCAGATCCGCGTCCAGGTGGAGAACGGCACGCGCACGCCCGGTCTGGGCCGCCGTGTCGACGCGGCCCTGGCCTCGACGGGCTTCCGTACGACCCGGACCCCGGTGAACGCCGCCGCCCGCGACGTCAAGCGCACGATCGTCGCCCACGACCCCCGCTGGGACCGCTCCGCCAAGTCCCTCGCCACGGCCCTGCCGGGCAGCGAACTCCGCCCGGTCAAGGGCCTGGGCCCGACCCTGAAGGTCATCGCGGGCACGGATTTCGAACGCGTACACAAGGTACGGGCCGAGGACCCGGGGCAGGGCGAGTTCGGGGTGGTGCGGGGGGATGAGGTGGCGTGCTCGTAGGGGGCCGGGCAGGGGCGGTCGGGCCTCGGGCATTCGCGGCGGTCGTTCGTCCCTCGCGGGCTCGCGCCGGCTGATCGGGTCCCGCGCTCTCGCCGTGGTCGGTCCTCCGGCGGTCACACCGGCCAGTCCTCCCTCGGACACCCGCACCGACCGCTGCCCGCTCCTGCTGACGGCCGTTCGCCCCAGGTGGGCAAGTCCAGGCGCTCGGCGCCACCGCGCCCGCCCCGGTCGCCGGACCCGCGTCAGTCCTCGAACCCCTCCGCCGCCCGCTTCTCCCGCAGTTCCATGATCGCCCGGCGGCGGGCCAGGCGGTGGGTGCGGCGGATCTGGGCCTCCTGGTAGCGGCGCTTGTCGCGTTCGGTCTCCGGGAGCACCGGGGGGACCCGGCGGGGCTTGCCGTCGGCGTCGACGGCCGCGAAGACGAGGTAGGCGGAGCCGACCTGGGTGGGCGGGGCGGACTCGTTCCAGCGTTCGGCCAGGACCCGGACGCCGACCTCCATGGAGGTGCGGCCGGTCCAGTTGACCTGCGCCTTGACGTGGACCAGGTCACCGACGCGGACCGGCTCCAGGAAGGCCATCTCGTCCATGGACGCGGTGACGGCCGGCCCGCCGGAGTGCCGCCCGGCCACGGCACCCGCCGCGTCGTCCACCAGCTTCATGATCACCCCGCCGTGCACCGTCCCCAGAAGGTTCGTGTCGTTGTGGGTCATGATGTGGCTGAGGGTGGTGCGGGAGGCCGAAGTCGGCTTGCCCGGGATATCCGGAGTGCCGGAATCCGCGGCTGGGGCCTGGTCTGTCATGGCCCCTACCTTATGCCGAGGCGGCATGAGGGGATTTTGTGTCAGCTTCGCCACAGCCGTGCTCTGATTTTCCGACGACCCTTGTATGCCGTACTACGGGGACCTGCACACTGGGGCGCATGAACAATTGGTCCGAGGGATGGTCCGACGACAACCGCGGCAGCCGGTACGGACGCGGAAGCGCGAGCGCACAGCCCGAGAGCGCCCGCGTGATGCGGCAGGTCCGCCGCGGTCCGGCGCCGTCGCCCGGGCAGGGTGCCTACGGCGGCGCAGCGCCGTACGCCGGCGGGGTACCGCAGCAGCCGTCGTACGTCGACGGCGGCTACGCCGAGCCGCCGGGCGCCTACGACAGCGGCTACAACACCGGCCAGGTCTACGGCTCCCCCGGCGGCAGAGGCCCCGGCGGTCCGGGCGACGGCATGTACGAGCCGCGCCCCGCGCCGAACTGGCGCCGCCGTATCAAGGTGACGGCCATCATGGTCGTGACGGTGCTGGCCGTGACGAGCGTCGCCACGTACTTCTGGGCCGACTCCAAGCTCAACCGCGACGTCGACCTGTCGAAGGTCATCGACCGTCCGGAGGCGGGCGAGGGCACGAACTACCTGATCGTCGGCTCCGACAGCCGCGCGGGCATGTCGGCCGAGGAGAAGAAGAAGCTGCACACCGGGTCCGCCAAGGGCAAGCGCACGGACTCGATGATGATCCTGCACACCGGCAGCAACGGCCCGACGCTGATCTCGCTGCCGCGTGACTCGAACGTCACGATCCCGTCGTTCAAGGGCTCCGACTCCGGCAAGTTCTACCCGGCCACGGGCCGCCAGGTGAAGCTGAACGCGGCGTACGCGGAGGACGGCCCCGAACTGCTGGTCCGTACCGTCGAGGCCAACACGGGCCTGCACATCGACCACTACGTGGAGATCGGCTTCGGCGGCTTCGCGAACATCGTGGACGCGGTCGGCGGTGTCGAGATGGACATCCCGCAGGACATCAAGGACAAGAAGTCGGGCGCGGATCTCAAGAAGGGCAAGCAGACCCTCAACGGCGAGCAGGCCCTCGCCTTCGTCCGCACCCGCTACGCGCTCGCGGGCTCCGACCTGGACCGTACGAAGAACCAGCAGAAGTTCCTGTCGGCCCTGGCCAACCAGGTCGCCACCCCGAGCACGATCCTCAACCCGTTCAGGCTGTACCCGACCATGGGCGCGGGCCTGGACTCCCTGGTGGTCGACAAGGACATGGGCCTGTTCGACCTGGCGTCCATGTTCTGGGCGATGAAGGGCGTCAGCGGCGGCGAGGGCAAGTCGATGAACATGCCGATCTCGGGCAACTCCGCGAACGGCAACCTCCAGTGGGACAGCGCGAAGATGAAGACGCTGGTGAACCAGCTGAAGAACGACGAGACGGTCACCGTCTCGGGCAACTGAGCACCGGCATGCGTCGGGGGCACCCACGGGGGTGCCCCCGACTGCTGTGAGGCGGTCCTCACATCGTGGCGGCCGACATCGAGCGGCACATCTCGGCACAGCGGCGACACGCCTCGGCGCAGCGCATCATCTGGGCGTCGTCCGGCATGGACATACACGCCTCGGCGCACATGTCACAGGCCCGGGCACACATCGCGCACATCTCGGCCGACAGCGGCGAGCGGCGCATCATCATGTCGGCGCACATGCGCGTCATCTCGGCGCAGTCCATCACCGCGCGCATGATCTGCATCTGGGCCTGGCCGCCCATCTGCAGGCAGGAGCTCATGGTCTCCTCGCACACGCTGTGGCAGGTCATGCACGCCTGGACGCAGTCCTGCATCTCCTTGCTCAGCGGGGTCATGGTGGGCTGCTGGGTCATGATTCCTCCCGGGGGGACGGCGAGAGCCGGGGGTCGGCCCTTGCTGCCTTCCGTCCTACGCCTGCCCGGCCTCGGCCGCCACGGGGCGGAAGGAAGGAATGCGCCATGCGTGCGTCAGGGCAGGCCGCCGAGGCAGAACGCAGGTCGCCCTCCTGGCTGGGCAGGAGGGCGACCGGAGGGACAAAACGACGGGCTTACGGCAGGTTTCGCGCCATCACGATGCGCTGAACCTGGTTCGTGCCCTCGTAGATCTGCGTGATCTTGGCGTCGCGCATCATGCGCTCCACCGGGTAGTCGCGGGTGTAGCCGTACCCGCCGAGGAGCTGGACCGCGTCCGTGGTGACCTCCATGGCCACGTCCGATGCGAAGCACTTGGCGGCGGCGCCCAGGTAGGTGAGGTCGGTGTCGCCGCGCTCGGAGGCGGCTGCGGCCTGGTAGGTCAGGGCGCGGGCGGCCGAGATCTTCATGGCCATGTCGGCGAGCATGAACTGGATGCCCTGGAAGTCGGCGATCGGCTTGCCGAACTGCTTGCGCTCCTTGACGTAGCCCTTGGCGTAGTCGAGGGCGCCCTGGGCGATGCCGAGGGCCTGGGCGGCGATCGTGATGCGGGTGTGGTCCAGGGTCTTCATGGCTGTCGCGAAACCCGAGCCCTCCTCGCCGATCATGCGGTCGGCGGGGATACGGACGTTGTCGAGGTAGACCTCGCGGGTCGGGGAGCCCTTGATGCCGAGCTTCTTCTCCGGGGCACCGAAGGAGACACCCTCGTC
The genomic region above belongs to Streptomyces coeruleorubidus and contains:
- a CDS encoding LCP family protein; this translates as MNNWSEGWSDDNRGSRYGRGSASAQPESARVMRQVRRGPAPSPGQGAYGGAAPYAGGVPQQPSYVDGGYAEPPGAYDSGYNTGQVYGSPGGRGPGGPGDGMYEPRPAPNWRRRIKVTAIMVVTVLAVTSVATYFWADSKLNRDVDLSKVIDRPEAGEGTNYLIVGSDSRAGMSAEEKKKLHTGSAKGKRTDSMMILHTGSNGPTLISLPRDSNVTIPSFKGSDSGKFYPATGRQVKLNAAYAEDGPELLVRTVEANTGLHIDHYVEIGFGGFANIVDAVGGVEMDIPQDIKDKKSGADLKKGKQTLNGEQALAFVRTRYALAGSDLDRTKNQQKFLSALANQVATPSTILNPFRLYPTMGAGLDSLVVDKDMGLFDLASMFWAMKGVSGGEGKSMNMPISGNSANGNLQWDSAKMKTLVNQLKNDETVTVSGN
- a CDS encoding acyl-CoA thioesterase, yielding MTDQAPAADSGTPDIPGKPTSASRTTLSHIMTHNDTNLLGTVHGGVIMKLVDDAAGAVAGRHSGGPAVTASMDEMAFLEPVRVGDLVHVKAQVNWTGRTSMEVGVRVLAERWNESAPPTQVGSAYLVFAAVDADGKPRRVPPVLPETERDKRRYQEAQIRRTHRLARRRAIMELREKRAAEGFED
- a CDS encoding four-helix bundle copper-binding protein, translating into MTQQPTMTPLSKEMQDCVQACMTCHSVCEETMSSCLQMGGQAQMQIMRAVMDCAEMTRMCADMMMRRSPLSAEMCAMCARACDMCAEACMSMPDDAQMMRCAEACRRCAEMCRSMSAATM